A stretch of the Pseudobacteroides sp. genome encodes the following:
- a CDS encoding DUF2089 domain-containing protein: MAREVLGKCPVCGNDTIVKRIGCDECGTNIEGSFQLCKFCKLTVEQKSFIDVFIKCRGNIKEVEKELGVSYPTVKNRLEDVANALGHQQDQDASVSSKKKDILDKLNKGEISAEEAISLLKE, encoded by the coding sequence ATGGCTAGGGAAGTACTTGGTAAATGCCCGGTATGTGGAAATGACACCATAGTTAAGAGAATAGGCTGCGATGAATGCGGTACAAATATAGAAGGCAGTTTTCAATTATGCAAGTTTTGCAAACTCACTGTAGAGCAAAAATCATTTATAGATGTTTTTATAAAATGCAGAGGCAATATAAAGGAAGTGGAAAAAGAGCTGGGAGTTTCATACCCTACCGTTAAAAATAGGCTTGAAGATGTTGCGAATGCACTTGGGCATCAGCAGGATCAGGATGCTTCTGTATCCAGTAAGAAAAAGGACATACTGGATAAGCTCAATAAAGGAGAAATTTCTGCTGAGGAAGCTATAAGTTTGCTGAAAGAATAA